The Anastrepha ludens isolate Willacy chromosome 2, idAnaLude1.1, whole genome shotgun sequence DNA window aaaaaaaaaaaatgctggtaaaaatattaaaatttttcattgagccaaaaattgcatttatttagTTTAGCATAGATTTCACTAGTGGCGTAAGTAGTTTCTTTGAATAATTCGACATACTGCTCTAAAATATAAGCATTTAAACCGACcttttttatctaaaatcacCCATACATTCATCATACGCTTAAAATCACGTTGGTGTATCAGGAATAATCTGTATTGTGACTTTCACACGaagctttttatataattaaattgtttaaatattctTCAGGTGGAGTCAGTTTACatcagaaatatttatttatttaatctagAAATGCAACATTTCTCACAGAGTAATCAATCGAAACATTTCATAGCATTTCGCAGCTGTGCTTCGTAGAAGAAAAATCTGAAGCAGTAAGAAGCGTAGTTAGTTCTCATAGTGACCAACTAGAAAGTATAAAGATTCCGTAAACTTATTTTTGGATtattaaccctttggggacgagtgtcggcatatagccgcccaaattagttcgtagctgcAAGGCTCTCGGCATCTGTCTTTCTGAGCGATAAGATAGGCAGAGATATCGTAAAAGTCACGTTTTCTTACAAAGACCTTAGGGGCCATTAGCGATGTggtcttatcttccttataatgtaaacttacgatgtgagGCGACGGTCAgagtcagaacgaatttcagttcttcgattcagtctctcagtgtcactgccagaggaaccagcaggctttttatacatggtattttatattttatcctacgcacGATGACTAAGCGATCTACATAgatgatacgttagatagtgacaGCTCTGACGAATGttactttgaatctgataagaTGTCAAGTAGAAGTAAAATCCGTGCAATAAGGAATCCACTCAGGCATTTCAACATTAGCAGTGATAgcgtttgtttataattattttttgattttatgaaacatttttcttgTGTCAAACAAAGCCTTAGTTTTTACAACgttcaatgtatttattttctttactacgcactccaatacctctcgccctcagcgacgctcgccgtccccaaagggttaaaatTAGCTCATTCAAGGATAAAAGGGAATCAATAGACTCGcgtattaaggggttaggggtagtcagaggcccgaaaaaatgatgattttcacgaatttttttttgctacttaattaatttatttaacaaaaataaaaacatagcataaaaacatcatgttttaacttgacttcaccaaaatttcaaaaaaaaaaattaataattgcaaaagttatcgctgtttgtgtgaagcccgtttctccagaagtcccttgcggtgaacatcacaagtccttgcagattcatctaaaaccaatcggatgagaaaaattatttttattgatagataatctcgagccggatcgaagctttttttttttttttcaaaatgaacaaaatggcggcctcaggaaatatttttcagattttcgggaaaaaaccaacagttaattgttaaaaaaaaatcgaaatttttgaaaaaaaaaaaatcattcgatcaggcacaagttttttatgtttttcaaaagctgtataaattttattgaaatctacgtagcggtttttaagttacagtgttcaccagtttgaaaaacatagttttgagaaaaacgcatttaaagttttgctatcggctccggagcggccgagcgccctttgttaattgttgaataacttgaaaagtatttgtcggattcacttcaaatttttacacaatatttttaaaacattatactataagaaaatgcaaaaaaaacaaaatcgattttttgaaaattctgactacccctaaccccttaaatcaaGAATTGCCCGGAGGAAACAATTGGATCGATGTAATGGAAAGAACGCAAGGCATAACGAATGAGAATCTGTTAGACTCGCTCGAGTCTATAAATATGGAAAGCTAGATATAACCAAAGGCTGCGTACCTAGTTTAGATCGAACAAGGGTTGCATATAACAACTTAAAAGTATACGGGTCAGAGCAGTCAGAGTGGGCAGAGTGGAAGTATTGAATGCAAGCGAGAATGGATTAAGACTTAGCAATGGCGTAATTTAAATGACATTGAAAAGAGAGCCTAGAATCGGTTACCACACTCATATCAATGACGAAGTGCAGAGCAATGAGGTTGCTTTGGTTAAAATGAGCTCATAAAATTTACGAGCTTCTAGGCTCTAAGTGCACAAAGAAGGTTGATTTTCTTTCTCAAGtgaataatttttagtaaattttttggcttccatccaaatatttttgatttttacaggtTGGTTTGTGAGGtttatagcacattttttttactttgacacAGTCTTTTAAAGTTTATTACTTTCACTCCTCACACCTGCTCCTTGGCTAGACCTATTCAaatctaaatacaatgggctttttagcctgagtgttgtAGGAGCCataaaatctcttggtgctccttggctcgacctcacaccatttaatagaatttttttttataaaaaatacgatGTTTGGAGGTAGAAACTTTTACAATagtatattaggtgcgcaaagAAGTTCTCGCtgcttttttttgatgaaaatacaactttattttgaaaaaatggttccaagtgaatcattgaaagtattgcccatcgctgactactactttttcccatctttctggtagatatcgtataccgtcgcagtaaaactgttcatcttttggggctatccacggatcaagctattttttgatgtcttcatatgaatggaacagctggtcagctagaccatatcccatcgatcggaacaggtgataatcggacggcgaaTGTGTGGGTGGGgtgggatttcccatttcagtgtttccaggtttTAACAGGTTTGGCAACGTTCaggcctctccgcgtattgcggccgcttttcGCGctgtgctcggctcaatcgcatcaattgaagtcgataccgatccccagtgatcgtttcgcttagttttaacagttcataataaataacaccaacttggtcccaccaaatacatagcataaccttcgcagcgtcaatattcggccgaggtgacgacgtagaagcatgaccttcctgattttcttttctttggattgctgtaatgaatccatttttcatcactcgtcacggtgcgatgaagaaaacccttccttttttgccgctggagcagttgttcacaggtgaAAAAACGACCCCCTATTTCTGAattattcccaaagcatgcaatcgcttggaaatggattgacgggtaactcctaatactgaagcaagttcttcttgcatttgacacggagcctcattgagcaatgcctccaattaagcgtcttcgaaggtttttggccttccttcacgcggacggtcgtcaacattaaaaccaccgtgtttgaagcgacggaaccaatctcggcacgttctTTCACTTAAGGGGGGCGGGGGTagggtttttagggtaaaaaaaatcgattttggtttatttgagaaaatgaatgtacataatctcaagaatgttgtgtccaaattttaagtcaatcggtgcaaaactcacaaggttagagcattataaccgttggccaCTCCGACTCGGCTATCTGCTATAGaaaactttaaatcgattttctggaaaacgacgtttttcaagtcggtggacactttttctctgaatctactcgaccgatcttcctgaaattttgtacacactttctctacataattaccgaggtaaccctgggaggctttttttcaatttttatttattttataataagcaatataatgtgatttatcgtctaaaaatcgcacttctacttcaaatgttaaaaaaaattgaaaaaaaatttttttttaataaaaactcgacaggaTTACTtcggacaattgattacctaatgaaaactctttgattttttgatttcagatgatccaatgctgagaaaaactgtccacggcaaattgccttttttcgagacgtctgcttagatctgctgtcaacggctcaattttatatattttcttgtgaaaatttttgaaaatatttttgaaatatgagtttacagtatactaaaTGGataatctttccaaaaaaaattcataaataagtgcatatttttaatggaaatttcaTATGCACCGGAAACTAcggatttcatttaaaaattaagaaaattacggATTTTCTCATCAAATTAATTTCTTAAAGGAATTGAACAAGGGGAAACGTAAACAGAGGCATCCATTGAGTTTACTTTATTTCAGAGGAGAAAAttgtaactgttttttttttttcatttttataaacacCTGTTTTGTTACCGACCACAAATACCTACAGTTACATTCTGTGACTAATTTTTTGACGAGAAAAATCTTAAAGTTGAGTAATTgattctatttttaattttatcttttgaTGTAAAAGTCGTATATATTCGCAAcccaataaaattaatatatttactagGTAAccttcaaaattgttttcgttttttttagcaGACACTTAAAACGACgaacacagaaaaaaaattagaaaccaaaaaattttgttctccTATTACGCAGTCGGTTATCTAATCTTAAGAACAGTATAAAATTGTAAGTCTACTGTTTTAGAAAGTAGTTGATTGAATTGGAAACTTGCTGCGAAAATTTCTTAAGTTGTACGGTCCTTATCAACGGGGCAAGCGAGTTagccttgaaaaaaaattacttgacattttaaaattagaaaaagcggtcgccccgtatttctgccatgaaaaaacttttcataaaaaaccatttgccgttcggagtcggtttaaaactacaggtccctccatttgtggaataacatcaagacgcaggccacaaataggaggaggagctcgaccaaacacttcacagaagtgtacgcgcaaattatttatttattttttcaaaaacgtgAAATCTTTGTTACTTTGGGACTAACATGTTGATTGGCGATTTGTCGCACACTTAGAGTTGGATCTGCAATACTAAGGTAGAAAACTTCTTGCTGTTCTTGGAACTACTCATTATCAACGATTAGCTAGTCTTAGATGAGTTTGCACAAAGTTACGCGTATTAGAAGTAAGTCTGTTTGGAAACCGGCATCGATATTCGGCTTGAGTCATATGGGAGTTCCCATTACAAAATGAACATTTGCAATATGATGGGTTGAATGACctattaacaaatttttctttagaTATCTAAACTCTTGTCTATTAAGAGAAAGACTACAAACCACAAAATGTAACAACGACAATCACAGAATGCAGCTTTAATGCCTTTGTAGTCAGTAACAAAACACCCGGTACATgcctttcacatattttttttttttttttcataatagttTATTAAgacaagatttataatttttatttgcaattgatgtcgtacgtcaatcatatttgacacttggtaGTAAACAGTTGtagtatacaaatagacaagcaatggagcgcgtcaAGGTCAAAATAAGGATTTCCGTTAcggaaattaatttttcttattttttaagaagTAAAGGGAGACCAGATTGTAGGTACTTTTTCAATAGGGTTTTTCTGACAGATCTCGCGTgattactgtcaaactaaatacgtattttttttgagtattcattgacatttcatgagGAATAGACTCACACACCGCAACAAGGTTtacaaattatataattttattacgaaaatcgacgctctgtgaaaagtgttatcGCGCGCTCAgtccaacttatggtgttcagtgatgaggctcatttttggcttattgccgtatttggactgaagagtaacccgaagccattccagaacagccattacacccATTGacacatatttcttcaaagacgaggctgacgTCAATGTAACAGTGTATGGCGAACGCTTTCGCGCTATTATAggcgactttttgatgccggaaattgaagtctgCGGTTTCAACAAGGcgacgctacttgccatacagcccgtgaaacaatggatttactgcgtcgtcggtttggtgagcaatttatcgcACGCTTCAGACCAGTGAATTTGCCACCAACATCGTAGGATATTGCACCTTcgcacttttatttgtgggggtatgcaaAGTCTACAACATGGACTTCATAATAAAGAAGACTagcatcataaaaatgtttttgatggtgccatctttttaatgagttagtgcgttggaagttacatccctagctgacttccagtgaaagcttggtgatattcggttcagtggaagcgaagttattgcgtctaaagtgtcagtatgtttgtgtcatcggtacaaaaatgtgtttcgaacaaagagctaatatcaaattttgttttaaaatcggtaaaacgtttaccgaaacatttgaattgatgaaaaaagtttatggggatgattgtctatctcgtgccagagttcatgagtggtttaaacttttcagagatggttttgagaacataaatggcaatgaacatacggCCCCCCAAAAACTagaaatcaccgaaaactccattgaAATGTTCGTAAATTCatgaaaaatgaaccgaaatcattgttgaaattcatggaatcggagttgaatatcttcaaaacatcgatttattgcattttaactgatcaattgggtttacgaaaggtctgtgctcgtttcattccgcacaagttaactgaggaccaaaaattgctcagaattcaacattcgaaagacctcttTAAAGAGGCGGGAAAACGAGAAACGAGAACTTCCtatacaacattgtaactggtgatgaaactaAGCGTTAAACTGTCGAacggaaggccccagacgagccaccacccaaaaaatcgcgtttgtagaaaccaaaaattaagtcgatgctcatttgtttttacgaggaATTTCCCACGAGAAGTTTGTGCCAATCGGCTAAACCATCAatgtaattttctatcttggcgttttgaagcgtttggtgcatcgcattcgtcgaattcgaaggaggaagctggcgcttattgcatgataatgcaccatctcatcgatccattcTTGAGACtggttttttgactagaaatcgcctTTGAACGgttaatcactcaccgtattcggcTGATATGACTCCCTGtggcttctacctattcggaaaatggCATTTGGacatgaaagaaaaacattttgtgtCCGTAGAGGCCCTTCTAAAAGGCTTGTATCgccatcctgaaggacattctggTCAAttacctgaaacactctttcaaaaaagtttttagatcgcgcaaaacaatgTATCACCttgtaaatgctttgtggataaaccagcttcgaatgAGGCATTAGACGCCaagattactaaagttattcacgagataccgacaaaactggtgtttacggatggccgaattacggcgcagttgcgaccaacatttgaaagtgacgttctttaaaaaataaatgtcatgaccGGTTCtacacacaaaataataaagactgcccaatcaatttaaattttccttgttttatttcaatttcaaatctgATATCTCTATTGATCACCTGTTTGTTGTGACGAAAGgtacacaaatatatatttttttgtagctgGATTTGTTATCTTTTGCTTGCTATCCTCTTTAATATCATAGAGTGAGTGTAAGtatttacaacaattttttgaaaatttactagccctttaaaaaatgtaattgatgagaaaattaaaaactgagtatgcagcatTCCTATATAAAATCCATCGTTGCACATGCATatgaaaattgcttattagtatccttttatatatgcatatttggaagaatcgttaataaaaataaaaagatgttTTCCTGGATAACTTTTGCTGTCACtctaaattttattgttatcaATCAGCTCATGTGCAGCTCACGAACAAAGTTGTTTTGAGCGAAGATATTTTGGTGGaagtcataaaatattatataccaaattttatgATTCGCTTGGAAAAGTAGCACTTTTTTCGTATGTGCGGTGAGTCATCTTACTCTAACCTGTATATTTTGTATGTACCTACAGTACTAATAATTCTGTTAATTTTAAGTTCGTATCtgcaaaattttgtgttttgtttcacctACCTGTTGTGATCAATCCAAAAACAAGCCATAGTATACAAGTCAGCACATAGCCATCGATGAAGACCTTCACGGCAGTGTATATCACTGACACGAGCAAACCGATTGCAATCATAATGCCCAAAACCACCCATGGCATCATTAAATAGTGATTGCGCTGCAAAtgagaaattaaaatggaaattcgtaaataataaaatacttaaaaacacgtatacaaatttataacgtattctaataaaaagtaaagggtgtttttagaGGCGGAGAATTTTCATTTCTCAACGCTGCTTCTGTGAAAGCCGATTTGATAGAATtccggtttttttttgtttttgaggttAGTTTTAATTGGCAAAGCCGGCGCAACGGCTGCAAattcttcaaatttattttagaagACATGATTCGCAATGTTAATTCACAAGCCATTGTTAAAACACGCTTACATCGAGAAGAAGTCACCATTTAGCGCAGTTTACTTGTTCGTACGACTTGAACTCTTTGAATTACACAGgtctacaaaatattttttttgtatgttagtTTTTGGCGAATTTAATATGGCGGACGCAAAATCAAACAGTTGAGCTAAGCTCATTGAACTGTATACTCTGAGCTTTTTGGACTGGCTAATTACCGCCAAattgagttttgaaaaattatcatCGGTTTTGAAAACAGCGCCCCAGTAAAAAAACCCTGTGTAGTCCTTTTTATGAGCTTAGCTCAGAATAATTTGCAATTCGGTCGTAATCGTTGGACCTTAGAAGGTTAACCACATTTTATTCTAAGTATTTTGCTAGTTTCGGATACTGCATATACGTATATTATAGTGGAAGCTCCAAGTTTTAATTTGCGTATAAGCTGAAGTCTTTCAGGTTTTCgataaaagtgtttttctatttAAGCTTCGTCACTTCCAAAAACAACaccatttgcaatatttttttcgaaattaaagggtttttcaaaagtgacagatagatgtcagtagtgaataattctcgGTCAGTACATGTGTTATGTAATTTTTGACATATGTCAAGTAGACAAATGTACTATTTTaggcgatagaacaacgcgttaaaattattgaaagttgctatgaaaatagtcgatctttaagaaaaacatatcgcaaaattcgtattttttttgcGGAAATAAACATCCGAATGAGTGGACAATTCAAAggctggtgaaaaaatttcaagacgtTCTGTCgaggaaagaaaaaatactGGCTCACTAAAAACTAGACGTTCCGGCGGGAATATtgttgctgtagcgcaaagtgttgctgaacagtcttcaacatcgatatcacGACGTTCTCAATAATTAGGCGTTCATGAATGTGTTGTTTGGTGGATTTTACTTGTAGAGGTTTTCATGGTGGAAACTTAAATTATGTCATTTTTCACACATAATTGTAGCcgtattttgagtaaaaatagtgaaaaccgGAAGAATCTAatcatttttatatgttttattgtaaaacaatATCTGGGGGCGTCTTTTGAAAATCCTTCTTTAAAGTAACCATATAAGGATTTTAAtatagtttaatttttaatctttaattcGAGAAAggctttttttactatttaagaTTCTGTACCATTAAAAAACaccttttacaatatttttttattattttttcctttataatTCTATTATTTCTTCCTTTATAACTCTAGATCCATTTCTCATGTTTCCATCCCTTCCACTCACCTTTATGACACCGATGATCATTAGCAGCGATATCAGAATGGTCATGcaaagatttattattaatataattttaacaatattctttggaaaaaaatcgaaatcaatTGTATTGAAATCTATGCGTAGTGTCAAACTAATAACTATCGTTATGATTGACAGGGTGATTGCCAGGATACCAGAAATGATGGCGCCATTTCGCAGTGATTGGAACAAGCAGCAGGATTTCAATAGTGGATTAGCCATATTTGTGTGCtgtaattaaaagaagaaaataaatttcattaacaaattccattagaagtaaaaaaacttaaatcctatattttacaatattaaaaacagtttttaacaattatgtacgagtatgtgaagCAGTGAATTCACATGCGGACTttttatacgaggtgtgttcaaaaagtatcgcgaatattgaatttttgcagGTTAAGTAcattcgaatttcaatttttttggggCGTTATGTttgtactcatgtctctcactcatgccgacgagttcagttaattgttggcagctgctttgcttgcacgtgtctcggctcgtcttcgatttttacctattcaaaaagatggatcaaagaacctgtatcaaattttgtgtgaaaaacgaaattaagtgtgcggatgcattccgaatgttgactgtgtcatacggagaagctactttggaacaaagcaacgtttatcggtggtacaaaatgttctcagaaggccgagaagatgtgaacgacgaaaagcgtgccggacgcccgagcacttcaaaacagacaaaaaattgatgaagtgaagaaaatggtattgaccaatcgtcgaatcaccgttagagaagttgctgaggacctagacatatctaTGTATTGGTACGTGCTATTCCATTTTTTTccatgatttgggcatgagacgggtcgccgcaaaattcgtaccaaaactgctcaatttcgaccaaaagcagcattgctaatgagatgttggactctgtccgcgacgacccaaatttgctccagagggtcatacctggtgacgaatcgtgggtttatggttatgacgtggaaaccaaagctcaatcatctcaatggaagctgccgcacgaaccaagactgaAAAAAGCgcaccaagttcggtcgaatgtaaaagttttgcttatcgttttcttcgattgcaggggcgttgtgcatcatgagttcttgccacaggctaaaacggtcaataaggaatattacctgcaaagaacaaaaattgactcttgcatcacgataacgctccTGCTCACAAATCGTTGCtggtgcgcgactttttggcaaaaaaacaacacacttatgatgccacagccaccgtattctctAGATCTGGCCCGCTGTGACTTTTTCtcgttcccgaaactgaagtgcttcgaagattggaaaaaacgttggcacaagtgcataatatctcaaggggattactttgaaggagacaaaatagatattaatgaataaataaataatttttgaaaaaacacaaaattcgcgatactttttgagcacacctcgtgTGTGGTTGAATTGCATTGCAGGATTACACCGAATTTCGGAATTTTAGCGCGTTGGTTGGTTAGCGCGTCAAACAGGCCTCTATAAACCACATATACGAGAAAAGTTACCCCCAACTctctttttaccgttttttatACGATTTTAAATAACAAGAAATTTTCGGTCTTGCACGAACCtcaaaacaaaacattattCCTAAAATATTACCTTattaagtaaacaatttttgtgtaAGGTAAGAGCAATAAGTACATTTTAGAATTAATGAAGTCCAATTGTGCATTAAAACGCGTGCAGCTGGATAATAAGTATTgtagaaggtggcgcaaaattagtcacccaaatttgtttttgagtaattttttactgaataactGTTACTGAAAtactgtttgtatactgcagctcaGCTTTCTAGTTCAGAAGTTGAcgcgacaccatttgcaaaaattagaagtTTTTgttaggatgattaattttgcaccacctagtGTACTCGGTGTCGTTTTCGGAATTAGCTAAAGTGTACCGCATTCTTTTACTAGTTCtcattttccctgcagggtacaaccaaacatatatatgtatgtgtgtatgccgaATACCATACCTTTCGATATCTGGTACGTAAAATTCAAACAGAGAAACATCAGAGGTTATTTACAAAAGAGCTctttagaaaacgttttttttgtcTATTTCCCCATAGACAGGAAATTGCGCGAATAAACTTCTATGCCTACAGGTGAACTTGGCACCATATTAAGATGAGAGGACGTTGGGTTGTGATgagtaaatattatttaaaaataagcgATT harbors:
- the LOC128869519 gene encoding uncharacterized protein LOC128869519; its protein translation is MANPLLKSCCLFQSLRNGAIISGILAITLSIITIVISLTLRIDFNTIDFDFFPKNIVKIILIINLCMTILISLLMIIGVIKRNHYLMMPWVVLGIMIAIGLLVSVIYTAVKVFIDGYVLTCILWLVFGLITTAILTYCWCVVYSEYTVLLQENERGRYNKQLYRR